The DNA window TGCCGGTGGTCCCGCCCATGGTGTCGGCCGCGACCGGCGCTGCCCTGGTGAACCATCTGCCGGTCGGGTGGCCGCGCGTCGCGCTACTGGCCGGCTGCTACGCGCTGTTCACGCTCGCGCTCGTGTTCGCGCTGTTCGTCGTCGCCATGGTCGCCCGGGACATCGGCGAGCGCGGGCTGCCGCCACTGCAGGCGCTGCCGACGCTGTGGATTCCGCTCGGCATCGTCGGACAGTCCGTCGCGGCCGCGAACCTGCTGGGCACCGCGGCGCCGTCCGCCGTCGCCGCCGGCGCCGCCCACACCCTGCACGTGTTCGGGCTGGGTTACGGGCTGTGCATGGGCACGATCATGATCGTCGCGCTCGCCGGGGTCGGGGTCGTGACGGTGCGCGCCTTCCGGCGGGGCCTGACCTTCACGATGAGCTGGTGGAGCTTCACGTTCCCGGTCGGGGCATGTGCGGTCGGGATGGGCGCGTTCGGTGTCGCGGGCGATTTCGAGATTCCGCGGCTCTTGTCGGCCGGACTGCTGGGCGCCCTGGTCGTCGCCTGGTGCGTGGTGGCAGGGCACACCGCGCACCGGGTTCGGACCAGGACGCTGCCGGCCCCGGCGTGAGGGTGTCCGTCAGGCGAGCGCGTCGATCGCGGCCTGCAGACGCGTCGTCGCCTCCGCCGCGACGGCCTCGAGCTCCGGCTCGCCGGTCACCTCGACCATGAGCGCCGGGTTCATCGCCTCGACCACGACACCGTCGCCGTCGGACCGCACGACGACGTTGCACGGGAGCAGCAGCCCGATCTGGCGATCCACGCCGACGGCGCGGTGGGCGAGCTGCGGATTGCAGGCCCCCAGGATCAGGTACTGCTCCATCTCGGCGCCGATCTTCGCCTTCAACGTGGCCTGCATGTCGATCTCGGTGAGCACACCGAATCCCTGCTTCCCGAGCGCGGCTCGGGTCTTGGCGACGGCGTCGTCGAATTCGGTGTCCAGGCGGGTCGAGATTCCCAGTTCCATCACTGACTCCTCACGGTTGTCCGTTCGGTTCCCGGTCGCGCCCGGTATCAGGCGAGCGCCAGGAACAACTTTTCCAGCTCGGCCTCGGTGAGCGGCTCGGAAGCCGTGCCGTCGCCCGACAGGCATTCCCGCAGCCCAGTCGCGACGATCTTGAAGCCGGCCCGGTCGAGTGCACGGGACACCGCGGCCAGCTGCGTGACGACGTCCTTGCACTCACGGCCGTTCTCGATCATCGAGATGACTCCGGCCAGCTGTCCCTGCGCACGGCGCAGGCGGTTGAGCACCAGGGCGATGCTCTCTTCGTCTCCGGTCATGAGACCTCCTCGTTCTTCGTCCAGATTACCCGCAGGGGTATCCGGCCGGATCCGGCTGTGACCACTGTCATCAGCCGGATCCGGCCCCGGAATCACCCGTGGGAGAACGTGATCTTCGGCAGCGCGCGGCGCAGCCAGTTCGGCGACCACCAGGCGGCGTTGCCCGTCAGCCGCAGCAGCGCCGGCAGCAACACCAGCCGGATCAGTACGGCGTCGAGCAGCACCGCGATCCCCAGCAGGATGCCCATCTCCTTGGGCGGCAGCGGTTCGGCCAGCGCGAAGCTGAAGAACACACCCACCATGACGGCCGCGGCCGCGAAGATGACCCGCCCGGAGTGCGCCATGCCGGCGATCTGGGCGCCGCGCGCACTGCCCGTCGTCTCGTACTGCTCCTTGACGGTCGAGAGCAGGAACACCGTGTAGTCCATCGCGATCGCGAAGATCATCGCGAAGAAGAACACCGGCCCCCAGCCGTCCAGGAAGCCCTGCGGGGTGAACCCGAGCAGGTCGGACAGGTGACCGTCCTGGAAGATCAGCTTCGACGCACCGAACGCCGCACCGGTCGAGAGCAGGCTCACCACGGTGCCGATCAGGGAGACCAGCGGGGCCTGCAGCGCCACCAGCAGCAGCAGGAAGCCCAGCACCAGGATGACGCCGACGACCAGCGGCAGGTAGTCGTTCAGCGCCTGCTGCAGGTCCAGGTTCTCCGCCGGCGCCCCGCCGACCAGGGCGCTGTCGGGCAGGTCCGCGCGCAGCGTGTCGAGTGTCCCGCCGAGTGCGGGGTCCGACGGATCGACCGTCGGCAGCGCCTGCATCATCACCAGACCCGACCCGTCCGACGCCGGCATGGCGGGGGTCACCGCGGCCACACCGTCGACGGTCGCCGCGGTCTCGGCCGCTGCGGGTGCATCGGCCTCGGGGACCACGATCTGCAGCGCGCCCGGCGCACCGACACCCATCTGCTCCTGCACCAGCTCGTAGCCCTGACGCACGGCCGCGTCCTCCGGGACCACCTGGATGGACGGCATCGCAACCTTCAGTCCGAGCACCGGGACCGCGAGTCCGACGAGGATCACGACCGCGGCGACCGCGAACGGCCACGGGTGCCGGTCGAGCAATGCGCCCCACCTGGTGAACACCGGGGAGCCGTCGGTCTCGGTCTGCTGCTTCTTGGCGTACGGCAGCGAGCCGGCGTTGACCTTGCGTCCGAGTTTGCCCAGTACCGCGGGCAGCAGCGTGAGCGTCGCGGCCAGGACGAACACGACCGCGAGCATGATGCCGACCGCCATCGTGCGGACCGCGGGCGCGGGCACCAGCAGCACCGCCGACAGGCTCACCAGCACGGTCAAGCCGGACAGCAGCACGGCCTTGCCGGCGGTGTCCATCGTCTCGGCGACCGCCAGGCGGGCGTTCGCGTTCTTGCGCAGCGCGTCCCGGAACCGGACGACGAGGAACAGGGCGTAGTCGATACCGAGGGCGAGCGCGAACATCATCGCGAAGTTCATGGCCCACACCGAGATCGGGGTGATCTCGTTGAGCAGGACCAGGCCGCCGGCGGACGCGACCAGACCGGCCAGGGTCAGCAGCAGCGGCAGCCCCGCCGCGACGAGGGAACCGAACGCGAGCACCATGACGGCCAGCGTCACCGGCCACGACATCATCTCGGCCTTGATCATCGCATCGTGGTTGGCCTTGTTGAAGTCGCTCCACAGCGCCGACGCACCGGTCGGGTAGACGTCGATGCCGTCACCCGAGAGCGCCTTCAGTTCGCCGCCCAGGTCGTCCACCGCGCGCACCATGTCGTCGGTGTTCGCGTTCGCGCCGGCGACGAGGATGCCGGTGTGTCCGTCGGGGCTGATCGTCATGCCGGGCTGCGGCGGGATCACCTGGCCGATGCGGGCGTCGGCGGTGAGCACCGACGTCGCCTCGCCGAGCACCTGTTGGACGGCCGGGTCGTCGAGCGGCTTGTCGTCGGAGTGGACGACGACCTGGACCGCCGACGACGCGTTGCCGCCGAAGTGCTCCTGCGCGAGTTCGCGCACCTGCACCGACTCGGAGCCGTTGGCCTGCCAGCCGGCGCCGGCCAGCGAGCTGAACACCGACGGGGCTGCGGCGCCGAGAGCGACGACGAGTACGAGCCACGCGGTGATCACCCACTTGAAGTTGTCGGCCATCACGGCACCGAGCCGGGCGAGCGGTCCGCCGGCGGGTGCAGTGGAGGGCGGCGGGGAATCCTGCCGCTGTCCGGTGGTGGTCATGGGAGCTGCCTTTCGAGATCGTGGGTCTTCGGGTCCGGTATCCCTGCGTCTTGCAGGAGGAAAAATACGGGTGGGGGTATATGGGAGGGAAAAAGAGAACCCGGTCGACGACCGCGGGCCTCGACCGGGTTCGGGTGACCTAGCTGCCGGACTCGACGGCGCGGCCGGACTGCAACCAGGCCATGGTGCCGCCGGCCACGTTGACGGCGTCGACGCCGCGGGCCTCGAGGTACTGCGCGGCCTGGGCACTGCGGCCGCCGGCCGCGCAGATCACGTACACGGTGTCGTCGGCCGGAACCTCGTCGACGCGGGCGACGAACTCGCTGAGCGGGATCGAGACCGCGCCCGGTACGCGGACGTCGGCGAACTCGTCCGCCTCGCGGACGTCGACGAGCGGGGCGCCGGTGGCGAGCACCGCTTCGAGTTCGGTCACGTCGATTTCGCGCATAGGGGTTCCTTCCGGAGATGCTGTGTTGTCGTCGGGCTGTTGCGTCAGGCTCGGGACATGCTGGCGGTGGCGTTCGCACGCTGCCCGGCTTCCCACGTCCTGTACCCGCCGTCGAGGTTGACCGCGGGGCGGCCCAGCTGTCCGAGCAGGCGTGTCGCGGTGTGCCCACGCTGGCCCACCTGGCAGTGCACGATCAGGTCGCCGGCCGGCAGCTCCCCGACCCGGTCCCTGAGCTCGTCGAGCGGAACGTTGACGGCGCCGGGGATGGCGCCGGCCGCGAACTCCTCGGCGGTGCGGACGTCGACCAGCGACGCGCCGCCGTCCACCAGGGTATCGAGTTGGTGCCACTGCACCGTGCGGGTGGAGTCGGTGCGCAGGTTGTCGGCGATGTAACCGAGCATGTTCACCGGGTCCTTGGCCGAGCCGAACTGCGGCGCGTACGCCAGCTCGAGGTCGGCCAGGTCGGAGGCGGTGAGCCCACCGGCCATCGCGGTGGCGATGACGTCGATGCGCTTGTCGACGCCCTCGCCGCCGACGGCCTGGGCGCCCAGGATGGCGTCGGTGTCGGGATCGACGAGCAGCTTGATCGACATCTGCTCGGCGCCCGGGTAGTAGCCGGCGTGCGACTGCGGGTGGGTATGGATGACACGGTGCGCCCGCCCTTCCGCACGCAGCCGCTTCTCGTTCCAGCCGGTGGCCGTGACGATCAGCCCGAAGACGCCGACCACCGCGGTGCCCGTGGACGATCTCGCGTGGACGTCGCGGCCGGCGATGACGTCCGCCACGAGCCGTCCCTGTCGGTTGGCCGGGTTGGCGAGCGGGATCATCGTCGCCCCACCGCCCACCGCGTCACGCTTCTCGACGGCGTCGCCGACCGCGAAGATGTGCGGCACCGAGGTGCGCATGCGCCCGTCGACCACGACACCACCGCGTTCACCCAGGTCGGCCCCGGCCATCTTCGCGAGCGCGTTCTCGGGCCGGACACCGATCGCCATGACGACGACGTCGGCCGGGATCGTGGGCCCGTCGGCGAGGTCCACGGTGTCGACGCCGATCGACGACAGCTGCGTGCCGAGCTCGAGGCGCACGCCGCGTTCGCGCATGCGGTCCGCGACGGGGGCGGCCATTTCCGGGTCGAGCGGGGCCAGCACCTGGTCGGCCAGTTCGACGACGGTGACGTCGAGCCCGCGGGCGCGCAGGTTCTCCGCAAGTTCGACGCCGACGAACCCCGCTCCGACGATGACGGCGCTGGGCGCCCCGGACATCTGCGCCGACTCGATCCGCTCCACCAGCCGGTCGACGTCCTCGACGTCGCGCAGCACCAGCGCCCGCTCGGCGCCGGGCAACGGCGGCACGATGGGGCTTGCGCCGGTGCTCAGCACCAGCTCGTCGTAGCTCTCGACGTACGTGTCACCGGACGACAGGTCGCGGACCGTGACGGTGCGGTCGTCGGGGTCGATCGCGACGACCTCGCTGCGCACGCGGACGTCGAGCCGGAACCGGGATCCCAGACTCTCGGGCGTCTGCAGCAGCAGTTCGTCGCGATCCTCGATGACGCCGCCGGCGTAGTACGGCAGGCCGCAATTCGCGAACGAGACGTGGGCGCCGCGCTCGAAGACGACGATCTGTGCCGACTCGTCCAGCCGGCGTAGGCGGGTGGCGGCGGACATTCCGCCGGCCACACCCCCGACGATGACAACCTTCACGGTCTACCTCCTCGATGTTGACACCGACTATACCCCAGGGGGTATCGGTGGAGGCGGGTCGTGCTGTGAGGCTGCTCTCAGCGGAAGTCCCGCGACGTGCTCGATATCCGCAGGTCCATGCGCTGGAGACGGTCCGCCACGACCGTGACCGCGCCCTCCGCGTTCTGCACCCGCCCGCGGACCAGGAGCGCCGGGGCGCTGGTGGCCAGCTTGCGGTACTTCGCCCACAGCCCCACCGAGCACACGATGTTCACCATGCCGGTCTCGTCCTCCAGATTGAGGAAGGTCACGCCGGCCGCGGTGGCGGGCCGCTGCCGGTGCGTCACCGCCCCGCCGACCAGCACCCGATCCCCGTCCGGCACGTCCAGCAGTCGCGACGCCGGGATCACCCCCAACGCGTCGAGCTGGGGACGCAGGAACTGCGTCGGGTAGTTGTCGGGCGAGACGCCGGTGGCCCACACGTCGGCGGCGGCCAGTTCCAGGTCGCTCATCCCGGGCAGGGTGGGCGCCCGGGTGGACGCGCCGGTACCCGGCAATCTGTCCGGGCGTTCGGCCGCCGCCGCACCGGCGGCCCACAGCGCCTCGCGCCGGGTGAGCCCGAAACAGCCGAGCGCGCCGGCGGTCGCGAGCGACTCGACCTGCGCGGTGGTCAGCTCGATCCGGCCGGTCAGGTCGAGGATGGACGTGAACGGTCCGTCCTCGGCGCGGGCCGAGACGATGCGCTCGGCGAGGGCGTCGCCGATGCCGCGCACCTCCCCCAGCCCCAGCCGCACCTCGGTGCCACGCGCCTCGAGGGTCGCGTGCGCGAGGCTCGCGTTCACGTCGGCCCCGTGCACCTGCACCCCGTGCCGCCGGGCGTCGGCGACGAGGGACTGCGGCGAGTAGAACCCCATCGGCTGCGCTCGGAGCAGTCCGGCGCAGAAGGCCGCCGGGTGGTGCAGCTTGAACCACGACGAGTAGAAGACGAGTGATGCGAAGGACTGCGAATGGCTCTCGGGGAAACCGAAATTCGCGAACGCGTGCAGCTTCTCGTAGATGCGGTCGGCCACCACGCCGGTGATGCCGTGCAACTCCCGCATGCCGTCGTAGAGCCGCCCGCGCAGGCGTTCCATCTTCTCGGGCGACCGTTTGGAGCCCATCGCCCGCCGCAGTTGGTCGGCCTCGGCGGCGCTGAATCCGGCGGCGTCGACGGCCATCTGCATGAGCTGTTCCTGGAACAGCGGCACCCCCAGCGTGCGCGCCAGCGCCTTCTCCAGACAGGGGTGGTCGTAGGTGACGGGTTCGCGCCCGTTGCGGCGGCGAATGTACGGGTGCACCGAACCGCCCTGGATGGGGCCGGGACGGATCAGCGCGACCTCGACGACGAGGTCGTAGAAGTTGCGGGGCTTCAGGCGCGGCAGCGTCGCCATCTGGGCCCGCGACTCCACCTGGAACACGCCCACCGAGTCGGCCCGCTGCAACATCTCGTAGACCGCCCGTTCGGACAGGTCGAGCTGCGCCAGGTCCACCTCGATCCCCTTGTGCTCGGCGACCAGATCGATCATGTAGTGCAGTGCCGAGAGCATGCCGAGCCCCAGCAGGTCGAACTTCACCAGACCCACTGCGGCACAGTCGTCCTTGTCCCACTGCAGGACGCTGCGGTTCTCCATGCGCGCCCACTCGACGGGACACACGTCGGCGATGGGCCGGTCGCAGATCACCATGCCGCCGGAGTGGATTCCGAGGTGCCGGGGAAACCCCTCGATCTGCGCGGCCAGCTCCAGCACCGCGGGCGGGATGTCGGTGCCGGTCTCGGCGCCCACCCCGGTCCAACGACTGACCTGCTTGCTCCATGCGTCCTGCTGCCCCTGCGAGAACCCCAGCGCCCGGGCCATGTCCCGCACCGACGACTTGCCGCGATAGGTGATCACATTGGCGACCTGCGCGGCGTACTCGCGGCCGTACTTGGTGTAGACGTGCTGGATGGCCTCCTCGCGTCGATCGGACTCGATGTCGACGTCGATGTCGGGCGGGCCGTCCCGCTCGGGCGAGAGAAACCGTTCGAACAGCAGCTGGTTGCGGACGGGGTCGACGTTGGTGATGCCGATCGCGTAGCAGACCGCCGAGTTGGCGGCCGATCCTCTTCCCTGACAGAGAATGTCGTTGTCCTTGCAGAACGAGACGATGTCGTGGACGACGAGGAAGTAGCCGGGGAAGGTCAGCCGTTCGATGATCTCGAGCTCGTGCTCGATCTGGGCGTAGGCCGCCGGATTCGACGACGGGGGGCCGTAGCGTCGGCGCGCGCCCCGCATGGTCAGCTCGCGCAGCCAACTCGCCTCGGTGTGTCCGTCCGGCACCTCGAACGGCGGCAGCGCCGGCGCGATGAGCCGCAGGTCGAAGGCACACTCGAGGCCCAACTCGGCAGCCCCCGCGACGGCCTCCGGGTAGCGCGCGAACAGGCGCGTCATCTCCGCCCCGGACCGTAGGTGCGCTCCCCCGGTGGGCGCGAGCCAGCCGGCGGCCTCGTCGAGGCTCTGCCGCGCCCGTACCGCGGCCATCGCCATCGCGAGCCGCCGCCGGGACGGTCCGGCGAAGTGTGCCGCGGTGGAGGCGACGACCGGAAGCTTCAGGCGGGACGCGAGTTCCGCGAGTCGGGCGTTGATCTCGTCGTCCTCGGGCAGCCCGCGGTGCGTGAGCTCGACGGCGACCCGCTCGCCGCCGAACCGGTCGACGAGGTCGCGCAACGCCGCCTCCGCGGCCTCGATCCCGCCCGTCGCGAGCGCGCGGCGCACGTGCCCCTTGCGGCAGCCCGTGAGGATCTGCCAGTGCCCGCCCGCCGCGTCGGTGAGCGCGTCGTAGTCGTATCGGGGCTTGCCCTTCTCCCCGCCCGCAAGGTGGGCGGCCGCGATCTGTCGGGACAGCCGCCGGTAACCCTCCTGCCCCCGGGCGAGTACGAGGAGGTGCGCGCCGTCGGGGTCGGGTGTGCCGGTGCGCGGGGCGCCGCCGAGCGACAATTCGGCCCCGAACACCGTTCGCATGCCCAGTTCCTTCGCCGCCTCGGCGAACCGGACCACGCCGTACATCCCGTCGTGGTCGGTCAGAGCGACGGCGTCGAGCCCCAGACGCACCGCCTCCTCCACCAGTTCCTCGGGCGAGCTGGCGCCGTCGAGGAAGCTGAAGGACGAGTGGGTGTGCAGTTCCGCGTAGGGCACGGTGACGCCGACCGGGCGCGCGGCGCCCTCCGCGAGGTACGCGCCACGCTTGCGGGACCAAGCCGGGCTGTCGCCGCCGTCGCCCGGGAACTGGCCGTCGCGTCCCGGGCGCCCGGACAGCACCCGCTCCATCTCCGCCCACGTCGGCGGACCGTTGCCCCAACCCATCCAGCAGTCACCTTCCCGCAGGACAGACGCCCGCGCGTACAGGAAGACGCGGAGGGGAAGACGCATCTTTCGAACTCGTGTTCGAGTGTGCCACGCGTGTGCGGCAGGGTCAACGCGCGCATCTCCCGGCCGAGCAGTGGCGGCTCTACGACTCCGGAGTGCGAGGGGCAGCCGCTTCGCGTTCGGGCGATGCGGGGTGGGCCGTCCACTTCTCCCACGTGGGGCGGACCAGTTCCGCGAGCGCCCGGTAACCACCGCTGTCCGGGTGGGCTCCGTCCCCGTCCCGCACCTGCTGCATCCAGACCGGGTCGGCGACCAGGGCGTCCACGACCGGGACGTACGCGACTCCGGCAGACCGGCAGACCGCGGCGAACCGGCGGTCGAGCGCGGCCGTGCGGGCGTTCTGGTCCACGTCGTCGATCGGCGGCGGTCCCACGACCAGTGCCCGCCAACCGCTCGCCGCGCACTCCGCGAGGATCGCGGCGAGGTTCTCCACGGACACCTCCGGGTCGACACGCGGCCCGTCACCCTCGACGGTCGTGTCGTTGACGCCGAACGAGAACACCACGCGCCGGTCGACATCCGCGGGCAGGCGCTGCGCGCACTCGTTCCGCCATCGGCCCCGGATGTCGCTCGACGTCTGTCGTCGCACCCCGAGGTTGTACGCCGTCAGCGCCGTCTCCGAGACACCCGCCGCGAGTCGGCCCGTCCAGCCGAGGAACTCGGAATCGCCTACTCCCGCAACGAAGGAGTCACCGACGAAGCACACTCGAACGTCATCCATGCCCACGATCGTCTCAGTGGACGCCGCAGGGGATCGACGGGCGGTGCCCATGGACCGAGATGACGGGCCGGGCAGGTCGCTAGAGTCGCGGAAATGACACGCTGGTCCTCGATCGTCGTTGCACGCAAATGGTGGGTTCTGGCGGTCGTCCTGATCGCCGCCGTGGTGGCCGGAGTCTGGGGCACCGGGGTGTTCTCCAAACTCAGCCAGGGCGGCTACACCGATCCGGGCAGCGAGTCGGCCGAGGTGTCGCGGATCGTCGACGACAACTTCGGCCGGCAGGACCCCGACATCGTCGCGCTCTACACGGTGCCCACGGGGCAGACCCTCGCCGAATTGGAGCCGGTCGTCACCGAGACACTCGACCGGTTCGCGTCCGACGTGCCGACCCAGTCGGTGACGTCGTACTGGACCGCCGTCCCGCCGGCGAAACAGTTGCTGCTCTCGAACGACGGGACGAAAGTGGCCGCGTCGATCGTGCTCTCACCCGACGCGGACGTGACCGTCGCCAACTTCGGCGATCTCCTGCCGAAGCTCGAGATCGACGGCGTGGAAACCGAGTTCGCGGGCGGGGCCGTGGTGGGCGTCTCCCTCAGCAATCGGCTGCAGGCCGATCTGGTGCGCGCCGAGGCCATCGCGATCCCGATCACGCTGGTGCTGTTGGTGTTCGTCTTCGGCGGACTGGCCGCGGCCGCGGTCCCGGTGTTCGTCGGCCTGCTCTCGGTCCTCAGTTCACTGGGCATCCTGCGTCTGCTCACCGACGTCACCGAGGTCAGTTCCTTCGCGCTCAACGTCGCATCGCTCATCGGCCTGGGGTTGGCGATCGACTACGGCCTGTTCATCGTGAGCCGCTTCCGGGAGGAGCTGGCGGCGGGATCCGCGCCCGCCGACGCGGCCCGCCGCACGGTGCTCACCGCGGGACGCACCGTCATGTTCTCGGGCCTGCTGTTGGTGTGCGCGTTCGCCGGCATGCTGGTGTTCCCGCAGGCGGTGATCCGCTCGCTCGGGTTCGGTGCCATCGCGGCCGTGACGGGTGCGGCGGTGCTGTCGCTGACCGCCCTGCCGGCATTGCTGGCGATCCTCGGACGCCGCATCGACGCGCTGTCGTGGCGCAAGGGCGCGGCGCAGCGCGGCGAGGAACGGGCCCGGCGCTTCTGGGGCGCAGTCGTCACCAAGGTGATGGCGCGACCGGCGGTCGTCGCGGTCGGCATCACCGCCGGACTGCTCGTGCTCGCCGCGCCGTTGACGAAGGCGACGCTCGGGGAGATCACCTACACCGCGCTGCCCGGTGACGATCCGGCCCGCATCGCCACCGAGACACTCGCGACCGAGTTCCCGTCGACCGGCGAGGGCGCGACGCTGGTGCTGCGCGGCCCGGACGGGGCGCCCGCCTCGCCGGGCGACCTGTCGAAGGTCGTCGCGGCGGCCGGGCAGGTGGACGGCATCTCCCAGGCTGTGGTCCTCGCGACGAAGAACGACGTCACCGCGATCCAGGCGCTCTACGCGGAGGGTGTCGACGGCGCAGCGGCCGGTGACGCCGTGCAGGGCCTGCGGGCGATCGACGCCCCGTCCGGCACGGGGCTGCTCGTCGGCGGTGGTCAGGCGTCCGTCGACGACGGCAATGCCGCGATCGTGCGCTGGTTGCCCGCGATGATCGCGATCATGGTGGTCTCGACGTTGGTGCTGATGTTCCTGGCGTTCGGGTCGGTGGTGCTGCCGGTCAAGGCCGTCGCGATGGCGGGACTGAGCCTCGCCGCGACGTTCGGTGTCCTCACCTGGATGTTCCAGGAGGGGCACGGTGCCGAACTCCTCGGCGTCACCCCGGCACCGCTCGAGGCCACGTTCGTGGTGCTCATCCTCGCGGTGGTGTTCGGACTGTCCACCGACTACGAGGTGTTCCTGATGTCACGCATGGTGGAGGCCCGGGCCGCCGGCGCCACCACGGAAGAGGCCGTCCGGGTGGGCGCCGAGCGCACCGGCCGCGTGGTCACGGCGGCGGCGATGCTGCTCATCGTCGTCACCGGCGCCTTCACCGTGTCGGGGCTGTCGATCATGCGGTTCCTCGGCGTCGGCATGATTCTCGCGTTGATCATCGACGCGACGGTGGTGCGCATGCTGCTGGTGCCGTCGCTGGTGAAACTCATGGGCGAGGCCAACTGGTGGGCCCCGGCCTGGATGCGGCGGGTGCACGAGCGCGTCGGCCTCGGGCACTGAGGTTCCCGTACCCCTGGTGGCACTCCTTACTTCAGAGTAAGTTCCGGAGGTATGGCCACGTACATCGTCACGGGCGGCACAGGATTCCTCGGCAGACACACGATCGAACGGTTACTCGAGCGGGACCCGTCGGCGCAGGTGCACGTCCTGGTTCGGCCCGCATCGCTGTCGAAGTTCGAGCGTCTGGCCGATCGCTGGCCGGACCGCGACCGGGTCCACGCCCTCGTCGGCGACCTCACCGAACCGGACCTGGGACTCGAGACCGCGCCCCCGGCCGCCGACCACGTGCTGCATCTCGGCGCGGTCTACGACCTCACCGCGGGTGACGAGCAGGCGTCGACCAACGTCGACGGCACGCGCGCGGTGATCGGCCTCACCGACCGCCTGGGCGCGACGCTGCACCATGTCTCGTCGATCGCGGTGGCGGGCGATCATCGCGGCCGGTTCACCGAGGACGACTTCGACCTGGGCCAAGGGTTCCCGACGCCGTATCACCGCACCAAGTTCGAGGCCGAACGACTGGTGCGCCGGTCCGGCGGGCAGTGGCGCGTCTACCGGCCGGCGGCGGTCGTGGGCAGTTCGGTGACCGGCGAGATGGACAAGGTGGACGGCCCCTACTACTTCTTTCCCGCGCTGGCCGCGCTCGCGACGTTGCCGTCCGCACTGCCGATCGCCGTCCCGAAACTCGGCTACACCAACGTGGTGCCCGTGGATTTCGTCGCCGCCGCGATCGTGGAACTGATGCTGCGGCCGGGCCTCGACGGTCGGACGTTCCACCTCGTCTCGCCCGCCGCCCAGCCGGTCCGCGAGATCTTCGCGGCGCTCGCCGAGGCCGCGCACGCTCCCACCCCGGTCGCTGATCTGCCGCGAGCGGTGGCCGCACCGCTGCTGTCTCCACCGGCCCGCCTGCGGGGGGTGCGAGACGTCGCCCTCCGCCGGATGGGGATCCCGCCGGTGCTGCTCGACCACCTCACGCTGCCGACCCGGTTCACCGCGGACCGAACACGGGAAGCACTGCAGGACAGCGGTATTGCCGTACCGTCGTTCCGGTCCTACGCGGACAAGCTGTGGGCGTACTGGCGGGATAACCTCGACCCGGACCGTGCCCGTCGCGACGACCCCGCGGGACCGCTCGTGCGTCGGCACGTCGTCATCACCGGCGCGTCGTCGGGGATCGGCCGGGCGGCCGCGATCGCCACCGCAGCCAAGGGCGCGACGGTGCTGCTCCTCGCCCGCCGCGCCGACGAACTCGATGCGGTGGTGTCCCTGATCCGCGGGGCCGGCGGGTCGGCGTACGCCTATCAGTGCGATGTCACCGACGGCGAGGCCGTCGACCGCACCGTGAAGTCGATCCTCACCGAACACGGCCACGTGGACATGCTCGTCAACAATGCGGGCCGCTCCATCCGACGCGGGCTGTACCGCTCGACCGACCGGCTGCACGACTTCGAGCGCACCATGGCGGTGAACTACTTCGGCGCCGTGCGGATGGTGCTGGCGCTGCTGCCGCACATGCGCGAACGCCGATTCGGTCACATCGTCGACATCAGCACCGCGGGTGTGCAGGCCCGCACCCCCCGCTTCGCGGCCTACGTCGCGAGCAAGTCCGCACTCGACGCCTTCGCGGACGTCGCCGCGGCCGAGACACTGTCGGACGGCATCACGTTCACCACC is part of the Rhodococcus sp. SGAir0479 genome and encodes:
- a CDS encoding error-prone DNA polymerase — its product is MGWGNGPPTWAEMERVLSGRPGRDGQFPGDGGDSPAWSRKRGAYLAEGAARPVGVTVPYAELHTHSSFSFLDGASSPEELVEEAVRLGLDAVALTDHDGMYGVVRFAEAAKELGMRTVFGAELSLGGAPRTGTPDPDGAHLLVLARGQEGYRRLSRQIAAAHLAGGEKGKPRYDYDALTDAAGGHWQILTGCRKGHVRRALATGGIEAAEAALRDLVDRFGGERVAVELTHRGLPEDDEINARLAELASRLKLPVVASTAAHFAGPSRRRLAMAMAAVRARQSLDEAAGWLAPTGGAHLRSGAEMTRLFARYPEAVAGAAELGLECAFDLRLIAPALPPFEVPDGHTEASWLRELTMRGARRRYGPPSSNPAAYAQIEHELEIIERLTFPGYFLVVHDIVSFCKDNDILCQGRGSAANSAVCYAIGITNVDPVRNQLLFERFLSPERDGPPDIDVDIESDRREEAIQHVYTKYGREYAAQVANVITYRGKSSVRDMARALGFSQGQQDAWSKQVSRWTGVGAETGTDIPPAVLELAAQIEGFPRHLGIHSGGMVICDRPIADVCPVEWARMENRSVLQWDKDDCAAVGLVKFDLLGLGMLSALHYMIDLVAEHKGIEVDLAQLDLSERAVYEMLQRADSVGVFQVESRAQMATLPRLKPRNFYDLVVEVALIRPGPIQGGSVHPYIRRRNGREPVTYDHPCLEKALARTLGVPLFQEQLMQMAVDAAGFSAAEADQLRRAMGSKRSPEKMERLRGRLYDGMRELHGITGVVADRIYEKLHAFANFGFPESHSQSFASLVFYSSWFKLHHPAAFCAGLLRAQPMGFYSPQSLVADARRHGVQVHGADVNASLAHATLEARGTEVRLGLGEVRGIGDALAERIVSARAEDGPFTSILDLTGRIELTTAQVESLATAGALGCFGLTRREALWAAGAAAAERPDRLPGTGASTRAPTLPGMSDLELAAADVWATGVSPDNYPTQFLRPQLDALGVIPASRLLDVPDGDRVLVGGAVTHRQRPATAAGVTFLNLEDETGMVNIVCSVGLWAKYRKLATSAPALLVRGRVQNAEGAVTVVADRLQRMDLRISSTSRDFR
- a CDS encoding DUF459 domain-containing protein is translated as MDDVRVCFVGDSFVAGVGDSEFLGWTGRLAAGVSETALTAYNLGVRRQTSSDIRGRWRNECAQRLPADVDRRVVFSFGVNDTTVEGDGPRVDPEVSVENLAAILAECAASGWRALVVGPPPIDDVDQNARTAALDRRFAAVCRSAGVAYVPVVDALVADPVWMQQVRDGDGAHPDSGGYRALAELVRPTWEKWTAHPASPEREAAAPRTPES
- a CDS encoding MMPL family transporter, translated to MTRWSSIVVARKWWVLAVVLIAAVVAGVWGTGVFSKLSQGGYTDPGSESAEVSRIVDDNFGRQDPDIVALYTVPTGQTLAELEPVVTETLDRFASDVPTQSVTSYWTAVPPAKQLLLSNDGTKVAASIVLSPDADVTVANFGDLLPKLEIDGVETEFAGGAVVGVSLSNRLQADLVRAEAIAIPITLVLLVFVFGGLAAAAVPVFVGLLSVLSSLGILRLLTDVTEVSSFALNVASLIGLGLAIDYGLFIVSRFREELAAGSAPADAARRTVLTAGRTVMFSGLLLVCAFAGMLVFPQAVIRSLGFGAIAAVTGAAVLSLTALPALLAILGRRIDALSWRKGAAQRGEERARRFWGAVVTKVMARPAVVAVGITAGLLVLAAPLTKATLGEITYTALPGDDPARIATETLATEFPSTGEGATLVLRGPDGAPASPGDLSKVVAAAGQVDGISQAVVLATKNDVTAIQALYAEGVDGAAAGDAVQGLRAIDAPSGTGLLVGGGQASVDDGNAAIVRWLPAMIAIMVVSTLVLMFLAFGSVVLPVKAVAMAGLSLAATFGVLTWMFQEGHGAELLGVTPAPLEATFVVLILAVVFGLSTDYEVFLMSRMVEARAAGATTEEAVRVGAERTGRVVTAAAMLLIVVTGAFTVSGLSIMRFLGVGMILALIIDATVVRMLLVPSLVKLMGEANWWAPAWMRRVHERVGLGH